The following proteins come from a genomic window of Vicinamibacteria bacterium:
- a CDS encoding sigma-70 family RNA polymerase sigma factor, with product MAAPQAESLIRRLTSGDHKALGEFYDLYAGLVNGLALRILHDRAEAEDVVQEVFVQVWRQATRFDPRRGSPEAWLCTIARTRALDRLRRRTSRREDAGTAPPGAVALPRSDEALAVRKALEGLSPDQRRALELAYYEGLTQSEISERLREPLGTVKTRIRTAMIRLREVLGGRSS from the coding sequence ATGGCTGCGCCCCAAGCCGAATCGCTGATTCGCCGGCTGACCTCGGGGGACCACAAGGCCCTCGGGGAGTTCTATGACCTCTACGCCGGGCTCGTGAACGGCCTGGCCCTCCGGATCCTGCACGACCGCGCGGAAGCCGAGGACGTGGTCCAGGAGGTCTTCGTCCAAGTCTGGCGCCAGGCGACTCGCTTCGATCCCCGCCGTGGTTCACCCGAGGCTTGGCTTTGCACGATAGCCCGCACCCGCGCCCTCGACCGCCTGCGCAGACGAACCTCACGCCGTGAGGATGCGGGCACGGCCCCGCCGGGCGCGGTGGCCCTCCCCCGCAGCGACGAAGCCCTGGCCGTGCGGAAGGCTCTGGAGGGCCTGTCCCCTGACCAGCGGCGGGCCCTGGAGCTCGCCTACTACGAAGGACTCACGCAGTCCGAGATCTCGGAGCGCCTCCGCGAGCCGCTGGGGACGGTCAAGACAAGGATCCGGACGGCCATGATTCGGCTGCGCGAGGTCCTGGGAGGGAGGTCCTCATGA